Proteins encoded by one window of Pseudomonas tructae:
- a CDS encoding ABC transporter permease subunit, with amino-acid sequence MTTPLPKSVTTPATAVDTSLLYPSPYKEFWQAFSRNKGAVAGLMFMSLIVFCALFAPWVAPHSPSEQYRDFLLTPPVWLEGGNWQFILGTDELGRDLLSRLIQGSRLSLLIGLSSVVISLIPGIFLGLLAGFFPRILGPSIMRLMDVMLALPSLLLAVAIVAILGPGLINTVIAIAIVSLPSYVRLTRAAVMGELNRDYVTAARLAGAGLPRLMFVTVLPNCMAPLIVQATLSFSSAILDAAALGFLGLGVQPPTPEWGTMLASARDYIERAWWVVSLPGLTILLSVLAINLMGDGLRDALDPKLKNAA; translated from the coding sequence ATGACTACCCCACTTCCGAAATCTGTCACCACTCCGGCCACCGCCGTCGACACGAGCCTGCTCTACCCTTCGCCCTACAAGGAGTTCTGGCAGGCCTTCTCGCGCAACAAAGGCGCGGTCGCCGGGCTGATGTTCATGAGCCTGATCGTGTTTTGTGCGCTGTTCGCACCCTGGGTCGCCCCACATAGCCCCAGCGAGCAGTACCGTGACTTCCTCCTGACCCCACCGGTGTGGCTCGAAGGCGGCAACTGGCAGTTCATTCTCGGTACCGACGAACTGGGCCGCGACCTGCTCTCGCGACTGATCCAGGGCTCGCGGCTGTCGCTGCTGATCGGCCTGTCGTCAGTGGTGATCTCGCTGATTCCGGGGATCTTCCTCGGCCTGTTGGCCGGGTTTTTCCCGCGCATCCTCGGCCCGTCGATCATGCGCCTGATGGACGTGATGCTGGCCCTGCCCTCGCTGCTGCTGGCAGTGGCGATTGTCGCCATCCTCGGCCCTGGCCTGATCAACACCGTGATCGCCATCGCCATTGTCTCGCTGCCGTCCTATGTGCGCCTGACCCGCGCAGCAGTGATGGGTGAACTGAACCGCGACTATGTCACCGCCGCCCGCCTGGCCGGTGCAGGCCTGCCACGGCTGATGTTCGTCACCGTGCTGCCCAACTGCATGGCGCCGCTGATCGTGCAGGCCACCTTGAGCTTCTCTTCGGCGATCCTCGATGCCGCCGCCCTGGGCTTCCTCGGCCTCGGCGTGCAACCGCCAACCCCTGAGTGGGGCACCATGCTGGCCTCGGCCCGCGACTACATCGAACGCGCCTGGTGGGTAGTGAGCCTGCCTGGCCTGACCATTTTGCTCAGCGTGCTGGCAATCAACCTGATGGGTGACGGACTGCGCGATGCGCTGGACCCGAAACTCAAGAATGCCGCCTGA
- a CDS encoding ABC transporter substrate-binding protein: MRHTPIYATLLGLGLLAQAPVSLANNLVFCSEGSPGGFDTAQYTSATDNDAAEPIYNRLVEFERGATAVKPALAKSWEVSADGLTYTFHLREGVKFHSNKDFTPSREFNADDVLFTFNRMLDREHPFRKAYPTEFPYFVSMSLDKNIARIEKTAPMTVVFTLNSVDAAFVQNLAMSFAAVLSAEYAEQLTSSGRPSDINQKPIGTGPFVFQRYQKDSQIRYRGNKDYWDPSQVKIDNLIFSINTDPSVRIQKLRKNECQVTLHPRPADLDALKNDPKLQVIEKPGFNLGYIAYNVQHKPFDQLEVRQAMDMAVNKPAIVKAVYQHAGQLAVGSMPPTQWSYDETLKDAGYNPDKARELLKAAGVKEGTEITLWAMPVQRPYNPNAKLMAEMLQADWGKVGLKVKIVSYEWGEYLKRTKDGEHDVSLIGWTGDNGDPDNWLGTLYSCDAIGSNNYSMWCDPQYDALVKKAKTITDREQRTALYQQAQQRLKQQLPITPIAHSTVNQPLSAKVVDFKVSPFGRNNFSGVSTE; encoded by the coding sequence ATGCGCCATACCCCGATTTACGCAACGTTGCTGGGCCTGGGCCTGCTTGCCCAGGCTCCCGTGAGCCTGGCCAACAACTTGGTGTTCTGCTCCGAGGGCAGCCCGGGCGGCTTTGATACCGCGCAATACACCAGCGCCACCGACAACGATGCCGCCGAGCCGATCTACAACCGCCTGGTGGAGTTCGAACGCGGTGCCACGGCAGTCAAGCCGGCCCTGGCCAAAAGCTGGGAGGTTTCCGCTGACGGCCTGACCTACACCTTCCACCTGCGCGAGGGGGTCAAGTTCCACAGCAACAAGGACTTCACACCCAGCCGCGAATTCAATGCCGACGACGTGCTGTTCACCTTCAATCGGATGCTTGATCGCGAACACCCGTTTCGCAAGGCCTACCCCACCGAGTTCCCCTACTTCGTCAGCATGAGCCTGGACAAGAACATCGCCCGGATCGAAAAAACCGCGCCGATGACGGTGGTCTTCACCCTCAACAGTGTTGATGCCGCCTTTGTGCAGAACCTGGCGATGAGTTTTGCCGCCGTGCTTTCGGCTGAATACGCCGAGCAGCTGACAAGCTCCGGACGCCCCAGCGACATCAACCAGAAGCCGATCGGCACTGGCCCGTTCGTGTTCCAGCGCTACCAGAAGGACTCGCAGATTCGCTATCGCGGCAACAAGGACTACTGGGACCCGAGCCAGGTGAAGATCGACAACCTGATCTTCTCGATCAACACCGACCCTTCGGTACGCATCCAGAAGCTGCGCAAGAACGAATGCCAAGTCACCCTGCACCCACGACCGGCTGACCTCGACGCACTGAAGAACGACCCAAAACTGCAGGTCATTGAAAAGCCCGGTTTCAACCTCGGCTACATCGCCTACAACGTGCAACACAAACCCTTCGACCAGCTTGAAGTGCGCCAGGCCATGGACATGGCGGTGAACAAGCCGGCCATCGTCAAAGCGGTGTACCAGCACGCCGGACAACTGGCGGTTGGCAGCATGCCGCCAACCCAGTGGTCCTACGACGAAACCCTCAAGGACGCCGGCTACAACCCGGACAAGGCCCGCGAATTGCTCAAGGCCGCCGGGGTCAAGGAAGGCACCGAAATCACCCTTTGGGCCATGCCGGTGCAACGCCCGTACAACCCCAATGCCAAGCTGATGGCAGAAATGCTCCAGGCCGACTGGGGCAAGGTCGGCTTGAAAGTGAAAATCGTCAGCTACGAATGGGGCGAATACCTCAAGCGCACCAAGGACGGTGAACACGATGTCTCGCTGATCGGCTGGACCGGCGACAACGGTGACCCGGACAACTGGCTGGGCACCCTGTACAGCTGCGACGCGATTGGCAGCAACAATTACTCCATGTGGTGCGACCCGCAGTACGACGCACTGGTCAAGAAAGCCAAGACCATTACTGATCGCGAGCAACGCACCGCGCTTTACCAGCAGGCGCAACAGCGCCTGAAACAGCAATTGCCCATTACCCCGATCGCCCACTCGACGGTCAACCAGCCGCTCAGCGCCAAGGTCGTGGATTTCAAGGTAAGTCCTTTCGGACGCAACAACTTCTCAGGCGTCAGTACCGAATAG
- a CDS encoding SIMPL domain-containing protein (The SIMPL domain is named for its presence in mouse protein SIMPL (signalling molecule that associates with mouse pelle-like kinase). Bacterial member BP26, from Brucella, was shown to assemble into a channel-like structure, while YggE from E. coli has been associated with resistance to oxidative stress.), which yields MSITRSSAALVMATSLLASLPALAEEAPRYNQISLRAEVSKEVPRDLMVVTLYSEAQNTDPGKLATQITETMNKAVKQAREVKEVKISQGSRNSYPIYDSKGQKITGWRERAELRLESADFPALSQLTGTLLQDLKMGGMDFSIAPSTRKTSEDELLKDAVNAFKARAQLATEALGGKGYKVVNLNLNSSGYPRPYARSAPMMMKAGMAEDAAAAPEIEAGTSEVNISADGTIEVQMP from the coding sequence ATGTCTATCACCCGCAGCAGCGCCGCCCTGGTCATGGCTACCAGCTTGCTGGCCAGCCTTCCGGCCCTGGCTGAAGAAGCCCCGCGCTACAACCAGATTTCGCTGCGCGCCGAAGTCAGCAAGGAAGTGCCCCGCGACCTGATGGTCGTGACCCTGTACAGCGAAGCGCAGAATACCGACCCCGGCAAGCTGGCCACGCAAATCACCGAAACCATGAACAAGGCGGTGAAACAGGCGCGTGAGGTCAAGGAAGTGAAGATCAGCCAGGGCAGCCGCAACAGCTACCCGATCTACGACAGCAAGGGCCAGAAGATCACCGGCTGGCGCGAGCGCGCCGAGCTGCGCCTGGAAAGCGCCGACTTTCCGGCCTTGTCGCAACTCACCGGCACCTTGCTGCAGGACCTGAAAATGGGCGGCATGGACTTCTCCATCGCTCCAAGCACGCGCAAGACCAGCGAAGACGAACTGCTCAAGGACGCCGTCAACGCCTTCAAGGCCCGCGCCCAACTGGCCACCGAAGCACTGGGCGGCAAAGGCTACAAAGTGGTCAACCTCAACCTCAACAGCAGCGGCTACCCACGTCCTTATGCCCGTAGCGCACCAATGATGATGAAAGCCGGCATGGCCGAAGACGCAGCCGCCGCGCCAGAAATCGAAGCCGGCACCAGCGAGGTCAACATCAGCGCCGACGGCACCATTGAAGTCCAGATGCCCTGA
- a CDS encoding ABC transporter permease subunit — MFSFIARRLGLLIPTFFGITLLTFALIRLIPGDPVEVMMGERRVDPEMHAQAMERLGLNKPLPEQYLDYVSKLAQGDLGESLRTRESVWTEFLALFPATLELALAALFFAGIIGLLAGVIAALKRGSLFDHGVMGISLAGYSMPIFWWGLILIMFFSVSLGWTPVSGRIDLLYDIEPKTGFMLIDTLLSGEEGAFKDALMHLILPAIVLGTIPLAVIARMTRSSMLEVLREDYIRTARAKGLSPARVVFVHGLRNALIPVLTVFGLQVGTLLAGAVLTETIFSWPGIGKWLIEAIGARDYPVVQNGILLIACLVILVNFVVDILYGLANPRIRHQR, encoded by the coding sequence ATGTTTAGTTTTATTGCCCGGCGACTGGGATTGCTGATCCCGACCTTCTTCGGCATCACGTTGCTGACGTTTGCGCTCATACGGCTGATACCCGGCGACCCGGTGGAGGTCATGATGGGTGAGCGCCGGGTCGACCCGGAAATGCACGCCCAGGCCATGGAACGCCTGGGGCTGAACAAGCCGCTGCCCGAACAGTACCTGGACTATGTCAGCAAGCTCGCCCAGGGTGACCTTGGCGAGTCCCTGCGCACCCGCGAAAGCGTCTGGACCGAGTTCCTCGCCCTGTTCCCGGCGACCCTGGAACTGGCCCTGGCGGCCTTGTTCTTCGCCGGTATCATCGGCCTGCTGGCCGGGGTCATCGCGGCGCTCAAGCGCGGATCGCTGTTTGACCACGGGGTCATGGGCATCTCGCTGGCCGGCTACTCGATGCCGATCTTCTGGTGGGGCCTGATCCTGATCATGTTCTTCTCGGTAAGCCTGGGCTGGACCCCGGTGTCCGGACGCATCGACCTGCTTTACGACATCGAGCCGAAAACCGGCTTCATGCTCATCGACACTCTGCTCAGCGGCGAAGAAGGTGCCTTCAAGGACGCGCTGATGCACCTGATTCTGCCGGCCATCGTGCTGGGCACTATTCCGCTGGCGGTGATCGCGCGGATGACCCGCTCCTCGATGCTCGAAGTACTGCGCGAAGATTACATCCGCACCGCCCGCGCCAAAGGCCTGTCGCCCGCCCGGGTGGTGTTCGTGCATGGCCTGCGCAACGCACTGATTCCGGTGCTGACGGTGTTCGGCCTGCAGGTCGGCACCCTGCTCGCCGGTGCCGTGCTGACCGAAACCATCTTTTCCTGGCCGGGCATCGGCAAGTGGCTGATCGAAGCCATCGGCGCCCGTGACTACCCCGTGGTACAGAACGGCATCCTGTTGATTGCCTGCCTGGTGATCCTGGTCAACTTCGTCGTGGACATCCTCTACGGCCTGGCCAACCCACGCATCCGTCATCAGCGCTGA
- a CDS encoding ABC transporter substrate-binding protein has product MKLLPLQAALAAVLLSTAAGLSAKPLVVCTEASPEGFDIVQYTTAVTADASAETIFNRLVDFRPGTTDIQPALAERWDISDDGLTYTFHLREGVKFHTTDYFTPTRAMNADDVLWSFRRQLDPNHPWHKKTSIGFPYFESMGFKDLLKSVEKTDDHTVVFTLTRPEAPFLRDLAMAFTSIYSAEYGDQLLKADKTADLNSKPIGTGPFIFQRYNKDAQVRYKPNPDYFRGKPPADALIFAIANDNNVRLQKLRANECQVALYPKPDDIPSIKNDPKLKVAEMEALTTGYISLNTEHKYLKDVRVRRAINIAFDRQTHVDSLFGKGNALVAVNPYPPSMIGYNTQNKNPPRDLDKARALLKEAGVPDGTVLTLFTRNGGGPTNPNPRLSAEMLQADLAKIGLTVDIRVMEWAEMLRRAKKGEADMVSAGWASDNGDPDNFLSPLLSCDAVKSGENYSRWCNKNFQALISKAREVTDNDERAALYVKALAVYDEEQPWISMAHPQMFTAMRDNVEGYHINPLTNNNFATTQVK; this is encoded by the coding sequence ATGAAATTGCTACCGCTACAGGCTGCCCTGGCAGCCGTCCTGTTGAGTACCGCGGCAGGCCTGTCGGCCAAGCCGCTGGTGGTGTGTACCGAGGCCAGCCCGGAAGGCTTCGATATCGTCCAGTACACCACCGCCGTGACCGCCGACGCCTCCGCCGAGACGATCTTCAACCGCCTGGTCGACTTCCGGCCCGGCACCACCGATATCCAGCCGGCCCTGGCCGAACGCTGGGACATCAGCGACGATGGCCTGACCTATACCTTCCACCTGCGCGAAGGGGTCAAGTTCCATACCACCGACTACTTCACCCCCACGCGCGCGATGAATGCCGACGACGTGTTGTGGAGTTTCCGACGACAGCTGGACCCGAATCACCCGTGGCACAAAAAGACCAGTATCGGCTTCCCTTATTTTGAAAGCATGGGTTTCAAGGACCTGCTCAAAAGCGTCGAGAAGACCGACGATCACACCGTCGTCTTCACCCTGACCCGCCCCGAAGCGCCCTTCCTGCGTGACCTGGCCATGGCCTTCACTTCGATCTACTCCGCCGAGTACGGCGACCAGTTGCTCAAGGCCGACAAGACCGCCGATCTCAACAGCAAACCGATCGGTACCGGCCCGTTCATCTTCCAGCGCTACAACAAGGACGCTCAGGTTCGCTACAAGCCCAATCCGGATTACTTCCGCGGCAAGCCGCCCGCCGACGCCCTGATCTTCGCCATCGCCAACGACAACAATGTGCGCCTGCAAAAGCTCAGGGCCAACGAGTGCCAGGTAGCGCTGTATCCCAAGCCTGACGACATCCCCAGCATCAAGAACGACCCCAAATTGAAAGTGGCCGAGATGGAAGCGCTGACCACCGGCTACATCTCGCTCAACACCGAACACAAATACCTGAAAGATGTGCGCGTGCGCCGAGCCATCAACATCGCTTTCGACCGCCAGACCCACGTTGACAGCCTGTTTGGCAAGGGCAACGCGCTGGTCGCGGTCAACCCTTACCCACCGAGCATGATTGGCTACAACACCCAGAACAAGAACCCGCCCCGCGATCTCGACAAGGCCCGCGCCCTGCTCAAGGAAGCCGGTGTACCGGACGGCACGGTGCTGACCCTGTTCACCCGCAACGGCGGCGGCCCGACCAACCCCAACCCGCGCCTGAGCGCCGAGATGCTCCAGGCGGACCTGGCCAAGATCGGCCTGACCGTGGATATCCGGGTAATGGAATGGGCCGAGATGCTGCGCCGGGCCAAAAAGGGCGAAGCCGATATGGTTTCGGCCGGCTGGGCCAGCGACAACGGCGACCCGGACAACTTCCTCAGCCCGCTGCTGAGCTGCGATGCGGTGAAGAGTGGCGAGAACTACTCGCGCTGGTGCAATAAAAACTTCCAGGCGCTGATCAGCAAGGCTCGCGAGGTCACCGACAACGATGAGCGCGCAGCGCTCTATGTAAAGGCCCTGGCGGTGTACGATGAAGAACAACCGTGGATCAGCATGGCCCATCCGCAGATGTTCACGGCCATGCGCGACAACGTTGAGGGGTATCACATCAACCCCCTCACCAATAACAACTTCGCCACTACCCAGGTGAAGTAG
- a CDS encoding ABC transporter substrate-binding protein: MLKHAVIPFLVSAGLLAGAPSAFAATNLVFCSEGSPAGFDPGQYTTGTDFDASAETLFNRLSQFERGGTAVIPGLATSWDVSDDGLTYTFHLREGVKFHTTDYFKPTREFNADDVLFTFNRMLDKDMPFRKAYPTEFPYFTDMGMDKNIAKVEKLDEHTVKFTLNSVDAAFIQNLAMSFASIQSAEYADQLLKQGKPADINQKPIGTGPFVFSKYQKDAQIRYKGNKDYWKPEDVKIDNLIFAITTDASVRMQKLKKNECQVTLFPRPADIEPLKADPNLKMPNQAGFNLGYIAYNVMDKIKGSTEPNPMAQLKVREALDMAVNKQQIIQSVYQGAGQLAVNAMPPTQWSYDTTIKDAKYDPEKAKQLLKEAGIKEGTEINLWAMPVQRPYNPNAKLMAEMLQSDWAKVGIKAKIMSYEWGEYIKRSKGGENGAMLIGWSGDNGDPDNWLGTLFGCDALEGNNFSKWCYKPYDDLVKQAKATSDQAKRTELYKQAQHILKEQVPMTPIAHSTVYQPMRSTVQDFKISPFGLNSFYGVSVTK, translated from the coding sequence ATGCTCAAACACGCGGTCATTCCGTTCCTGGTCAGCGCAGGCTTGCTTGCTGGCGCCCCATCCGCCTTTGCGGCGACTAACCTGGTGTTTTGCTCCGAAGGCAGCCCTGCGGGCTTCGACCCGGGCCAGTACACCACCGGAACCGACTTCGATGCCTCAGCCGAGACGCTCTTCAACCGCCTGAGCCAGTTCGAGCGTGGCGGTACTGCGGTCATCCCGGGCCTGGCGACCAGCTGGGATGTTTCCGATGATGGCCTGACCTATACCTTCCACCTGCGTGAAGGGGTCAAGTTCCATACCACCGATTACTTCAAGCCGACGCGTGAATTCAACGCCGACGACGTGCTGTTCACCTTCAATCGGATGCTCGACAAGGACATGCCGTTCCGCAAGGCGTACCCGACCGAGTTCCCGTACTTCACCGACATGGGCATGGACAAGAACATCGCCAAGGTCGAAAAGCTCGATGAGCACACCGTCAAGTTCACCCTCAACAGCGTCGATGCCGCGTTCATCCAGAACCTGGCCATGAGCTTCGCCTCGATCCAGTCCGCCGAATACGCCGACCAGTTGCTCAAGCAGGGCAAGCCCGCCGACATCAACCAGAAGCCGATCGGCACCGGCCCGTTCGTGTTCAGCAAGTACCAGAAAGACGCGCAGATCCGCTACAAGGGCAACAAGGACTACTGGAAACCCGAGGACGTGAAGATCGACAACCTGATCTTCGCCATCACCACCGATGCCTCGGTACGCATGCAAAAGCTCAAGAAGAATGAGTGCCAGGTCACCCTGTTCCCGCGCCCGGCCGACATCGAGCCGCTCAAGGCAGACCCGAACCTGAAGATGCCCAACCAGGCCGGCTTCAACCTTGGCTACATCGCCTACAACGTGATGGACAAGATCAAGGGCAGCACCGAGCCCAACCCCATGGCCCAACTCAAGGTCCGCGAAGCCCTGGACATGGCGGTGAACAAGCAGCAGATCATCCAGTCGGTGTACCAGGGCGCCGGCCAGCTGGCGGTCAACGCCATGCCGCCAACCCAATGGTCCTATGACACCACCATCAAGGATGCCAAGTACGATCCGGAGAAGGCCAAGCAACTGCTCAAGGAAGCCGGCATCAAGGAAGGCACCGAGATCAACCTGTGGGCCATGCCGGTACAACGGCCGTACAACCCCAACGCCAAACTGATGGCCGAGATGCTGCAATCGGACTGGGCCAAAGTCGGCATCAAGGCCAAGATCATGAGTTATGAGTGGGGCGAGTACATCAAGCGCTCCAAAGGCGGTGAGAACGGCGCCATGCTGATTGGCTGGAGCGGCGACAACGGTGACCCGGACAACTGGCTGGGCACCCTGTTCGGCTGCGACGCCCTGGAAGGCAACAACTTCTCCAAATGGTGCTACAAACCGTACGACGACCTGGTCAAGCAAGCCAAGGCCACCTCCGACCAGGCCAAGCGCACCGAACTGTACAAGCAAGCGCAACACATCCTCAAAGAACAGGTTCCGATGACACCCATCGCTCACTCGACGGTGTATCAACCTATGCGTAGCACCGTACAGGACTTCAAGATCAGCCCGTTTGGCTTGAACTCCTTTTATGGGGTCAGCGTGACCAAGTAG
- a CDS encoding ATP-binding protein, whose translation MLAPVQMLSATRQNLWRLTFIRILVLAAQAGSVGVAYWTELLPLPWLSLVITLGLSMLLCAFTALRLRLTLPVTELEYAFQLACDLLIHSALLYYSGGSTNPFVSYYLVPLAIAAVTLPWVYSLILSGIALAAYSLLLVQFYPLETFPMAREKMQVYGMWLSIALAAAVITFFAAKMAEELRRQEQLRAERREEGLRDQQLLAVATQAAGAAHELGTPLATMSVLIKEMRQDHSDPLLQEDLAVLQDQVKLCKETLQNLVRAAEANRRLAVENQEVTFWLDEALNRWHLMRPEASYRFQRLGQGSVPRLAPPPDLTQALLNLLNNAADACPDDLAVRLDWDAQDMVISIRDHGPGVPAAIAESIGKPFFTTKGKGFGLGLFLSKASVTRAGGSVKLYSHEEGGTLTELRLPRDARGDV comes from the coding sequence ATGCTCGCCCCCGTTCAAATGTTGTCTGCAACCCGTCAGAACCTCTGGCGCCTGACCTTTATCCGTATTCTGGTGCTTGCCGCCCAGGCCGGCTCGGTCGGTGTTGCCTACTGGACCGAGCTGCTGCCGCTGCCGTGGCTGTCGCTGGTCATCACCCTTGGCCTGTCGATGCTGCTGTGCGCGTTCACGGCCTTGCGCCTGCGCCTGACCTTGCCGGTCACCGAACTCGAATATGCCTTCCAGCTGGCTTGCGATCTGCTGATCCACAGTGCCCTGCTGTATTACTCGGGAGGGTCGACCAACCCCTTCGTGTCCTATTACCTGGTGCCGCTGGCGATTGCCGCGGTGACCTTGCCCTGGGTCTACTCGCTGATTCTTTCCGGTATCGCCCTGGCGGCCTACAGCTTGCTGCTGGTGCAGTTCTATCCGTTGGAGACCTTTCCCATGGCCCGGGAAAAAATGCAGGTCTACGGCATGTGGTTGAGTATTGCCCTGGCCGCGGCGGTGATTACCTTCTTCGCCGCGAAGATGGCCGAAGAGCTGCGCCGTCAGGAGCAATTGCGCGCCGAACGCCGTGAAGAAGGCCTGCGTGACCAGCAACTGCTGGCCGTGGCCACCCAGGCCGCCGGTGCCGCCCACGAATTGGGCACGCCGCTGGCGACCATGAGCGTGCTGATCAAAGAGATGCGCCAGGATCACAGTGACCCGCTGCTGCAAGAAGACCTGGCGGTGTTGCAGGACCAGGTAAAACTGTGCAAAGAGACGCTGCAGAACCTGGTACGGGCTGCTGAAGCCAACCGGCGTCTGGCGGTCGAGAATCAGGAAGTGACCTTCTGGCTCGACGAGGCGCTCAATCGCTGGCACCTGATGCGTCCCGAGGCCAGCTACCGCTTCCAGCGCCTGGGCCAGGGCAGCGTGCCGCGCCTGGCGCCACCGCCGGACCTGACCCAGGCCCTGCTGAACCTGTTGAACAACGCCGCCGATGCCTGCCCGGATGACCTGGCAGTACGCCTGGACTGGGACGCCCAGGACATGGTGATCAGCATTCGTGACCATGGCCCGGGTGTGCCGGCGGCCATCGCCGAATCGATCGGTAAACCTTTCTTTACCACCAAGGGCAAAGGCTTCGGTCTGGGCCTGTTCTTGAGCAAGGCCAGCGTGACCCGTGCTGGCGGCTCGGTAAAACTCTATAGTCATGAAGAGGGCGGTACGC
- a CDS encoding OprD family porin: MRRTKTAVLALSLSGLSAVALAEPVSQDFVPVSVKSTSAQDEAKGFIEGQSLSGSTRNWYARERATRAPLWKYYKSDGTQRTTHSRDNWVQGTILNYTSGFTEGTVGFSTEVAAYNAIALERGRAAVAGPNNRTLTHSDGDVIGQWSKMGLANVKARVSNTTLTAGRQSMDTPVLAFIGNRALPSSFEGVSLHSEEFDNLSFDFGTFDRLSTRTEQGTSKFVAEYGDRAFDADHVNIAGVNYQPLKSLKTAFYVSNVEDLWNQYYFGATHELGDSSVLSLTTGLNYYKTKDEGKSQLGDIDNDTYSLSFGLTHQAHNLTFAYQQVNGNEYFDYLHDTNAIFLANSLLSDFNGPNEKSVQIAYVLNMAQYGVPGLKFNLYNARGWGIDGTHYTGSGYDVKNLDDENHYEWGIGTSYAVQNGTLKDTTIRATYTAHRASKNQGDGSLDEFRVVTTIPFNIL; encoded by the coding sequence TTGAGACGAACCAAAACCGCAGTACTGGCATTGTCCCTCAGCGGCCTGTCAGCCGTAGCTCTGGCCGAACCTGTCAGCCAGGACTTCGTTCCGGTCAGCGTCAAGTCCACCAGTGCCCAGGACGAGGCCAAGGGCTTCATTGAAGGCCAGAGCCTGTCCGGCTCGACACGCAACTGGTACGCCCGTGAACGCGCCACCCGCGCGCCACTGTGGAAGTACTACAAGAGCGATGGTACGCAGCGCACCACCCACAGCCGCGATAACTGGGTGCAGGGCACCATCCTCAACTACACCTCGGGCTTTACCGAAGGCACGGTCGGTTTCAGCACCGAAGTGGCGGCCTACAACGCCATTGCCCTGGAACGTGGTCGCGCCGCTGTTGCCGGCCCCAACAACCGGACCCTGACCCACAGTGATGGCGACGTCATCGGCCAGTGGAGCAAGATGGGCCTGGCCAACGTCAAGGCGCGGGTGTCCAACACCACCCTGACCGCCGGTCGGCAGTCGATGGATACCCCGGTACTGGCCTTCATCGGCAACCGCGCATTGCCATCGAGCTTCGAAGGGGTGAGCCTTCACAGCGAAGAATTCGACAACCTGTCCTTTGACTTCGGGACCTTCGACCGGCTCTCGACCCGGACCGAACAGGGCACCAGCAAATTTGTTGCCGAGTACGGTGATCGCGCCTTTGACGCCGATCACGTCAACATCGCCGGTGTGAACTACCAGCCACTGAAGAGCCTGAAGACCGCCTTCTACGTGTCCAACGTCGAAGACCTGTGGAACCAGTACTACTTCGGCGCCACCCACGAGCTGGGCGACAGCTCGGTGCTGAGCCTGACCACTGGCCTGAACTACTACAAGACCAAGGATGAAGGCAAAAGCCAGCTCGGCGACATCGACAACGACACCTACAGCCTCTCGTTCGGCCTGACCCACCAGGCCCATAACCTGACCTTCGCCTACCAGCAGGTCAACGGTAACGAGTACTTCGACTACCTGCACGACACCAACGCGATCTTCCTGGCCAACTCCCTGCTCTCGGACTTCAACGGCCCGAACGAGAAGTCGGTGCAAATCGCCTACGTGCTGAACATGGCCCAGTACGGCGTGCCCGGCCTCAAGTTCAACCTGTACAACGCCCGCGGCTGGGGCATTGACGGCACGCACTACACCGGCAGCGGCTATGACGTGAAAAACCTGGATGACGAGAACCACTATGAGTGGGGCATCGGCACCAGCTACGCGGTGCAAAATGGCACGCTCAAGGACACCACCATCCGCGCCACCTACACCGCGCACCGGGCCAGCAAGAACCAGGGCGACGGTAGCCTGGATGAGTTTCGCGTCGTAACCACCATTCCATTCAACATTCTTTAA